Proteins co-encoded in one Methylomonas albis genomic window:
- a CDS encoding glycosyltransferase family 2 protein, translating into MLNASVIISTRNRASILPRLFDALAAMRLNGDTSWELLVVDNGSSDDTATVIAAEAEQGRLPVSCVSEPIPGKSRALNRAIKQAQGDLLVFTDDDVEPQAGWLQAYINAAAAHPEMDGFAGKVLPKWLGDIPAWLHTEGEFALPRGITNTRDFGMSQQLLDEQVIPGGVNTALRASAVAKNGWFREELGPGTSVPFTEDTEYMGRFRRSGGEFWYVPEALLHHCNIPERMNKAYVCHWMFDVGRCQVLAYADVPSGKNIAGIPVYLLRNYLRRGLSFCLEPREQQRLQKKMKWMFTAGEIQGYRQLPAFKKLWVAK; encoded by the coding sequence ATGCTAAACGCCTCTGTGATTATCAGCACCCGCAACCGGGCTTCGATATTGCCGCGCTTGTTCGATGCGCTGGCTGCTATGCGGCTGAATGGAGATACCAGTTGGGAGCTGTTGGTGGTCGATAACGGCAGCAGCGACGACACTGCCACGGTAATTGCAGCGGAAGCCGAGCAGGGCCGATTGCCGGTGTCTTGCGTATCTGAACCCATTCCCGGCAAGTCCCGCGCCTTGAATCGGGCGATAAAGCAAGCGCAAGGGGATTTGTTGGTGTTTACCGACGACGATGTCGAGCCGCAAGCCGGCTGGTTGCAGGCATACATCAATGCCGCGGCCGCGCATCCGGAAATGGATGGTTTTGCCGGCAAAGTGTTACCCAAATGGCTTGGCGACATACCGGCTTGGTTGCATACCGAAGGCGAATTCGCGTTGCCGCGCGGCATCACCAATACCCGCGATTTTGGCATGTCTCAGCAATTGTTGGATGAACAGGTTATTCCGGGCGGCGTCAATACCGCGTTAAGAGCGTCGGCTGTTGCGAAAAACGGTTGGTTTCGCGAAGAACTTGGACCGGGAACCTCGGTGCCGTTCACCGAGGATACCGAATATATGGGCCGTTTTCGGCGCAGTGGCGGCGAGTTTTGGTATGTGCCGGAAGCGCTGCTACATCACTGCAACATCCCGGAGCGTATGAATAAAGCCTATGTTTGCCACTGGATGTTTGACGTGGGACGCTGCCAGGTATTGGCTTATGCGGATGTGCCGTCCGGAAAAAACATTGCCGGCATCCCGGTGTATTTGCTGCGGAATTATCTGAGACGAGGCTTGAGTTTCTGCCTGGAGCCACGCGAGCAGCAACGCTTGCAAAAGAAAATGAAATGGATGTTTACGGCCGGCGAAATACAAGGTTACCGGCAACTGCCGGCGTTCAAAAAGTTGTGGGTAGCAAAATAA
- a CDS encoding GNAT family N-acetyltransferase, with the protein MSAVAEHFVYGPIQQADIPDCIRIAVANFDEFQQHPEYIQQWFERRIVHNPWQDALPCVGVGVWHNERLVGFRAMFVQPWCLNGESVAIAFGSNTSVDQQFRGQGLATRLIEHSLEFAPFNGTVTAGVITQKAFKKCGFVGIGGSDNDFFRLRIGFRGSWEKRAGKAWGYLFGSLFDLNLRLRNFKLRSGGFKLVEVLHCDAEFDELWDSAKAGYASCLERSSRYLNWRLFDFPTCPLRLFALRDASGKLRAYAIWHQQSFGDAISMAVLRDVFYPLDDEPAVQAMLYYLFAYWRENGISWGSLEVASPQLTSLFRYLGYEAVPSRGNRYLIYREPPLADNVLQGWYRSGIDGDYFDHPL; encoded by the coding sequence ATGTCCGCTGTTGCAGAGCATTTTGTTTATGGCCCTATCCAACAGGCGGATATTCCGGATTGCATTCGCATCGCTGTTGCCAATTTCGACGAGTTTCAACAACACCCCGAATATATCCAGCAGTGGTTCGAGCGCCGTATCGTGCATAATCCTTGGCAAGATGCCTTGCCATGCGTCGGTGTCGGGGTTTGGCACAATGAGCGCTTAGTCGGTTTCCGCGCCATGTTTGTGCAACCTTGGTGCTTGAACGGCGAATCCGTAGCTATTGCATTCGGTTCTAATACCAGCGTCGACCAGCAGTTTCGCGGCCAGGGTTTGGCCACTCGGTTGATCGAACACAGTCTCGAGTTTGCGCCATTTAACGGTACCGTGACTGCCGGCGTGATTACTCAGAAAGCATTCAAAAAATGCGGCTTTGTCGGGATTGGCGGTAGCGATAACGATTTTTTTCGCTTGCGAATCGGTTTTCGCGGCTCTTGGGAGAAACGGGCCGGTAAAGCCTGGGGGTATTTGTTCGGCAGCCTGTTCGACCTCAACTTGCGGCTACGCAACTTCAAATTGCGTAGCGGCGGTTTTAAATTGGTAGAGGTTTTACATTGCGATGCAGAGTTCGATGAATTGTGGGATAGCGCTAAAGCCGGCTATGCCTCTTGTCTGGAACGCAGCAGCCGCTATTTAAATTGGCGCTTATTCGATTTCCCAACCTGCCCTTTAAGATTGTTCGCGCTGCGGGATGCTTCCGGCAAGTTACGCGCCTACGCCATCTGGCACCAGCAAAGCTTTGGGGATGCTATCAGCATGGCGGTATTGCGCGATGTGTTTTATCCCTTGGACGACGAGCCGGCTGTGCAGGCCATGCTGTATTATTTATTCGCCTATTGGCGAGAGAACGGTATCAGCTGGGGTAGTTTGGAAGTGGCTTCGCCGCAACTGACCAGTCTGTTTCGCTACCTCGGATATGAAGCGGTGCCGTCGCGCGGCAATCGCTATCTGATCTACCGCGAACCGCCGTTGGCCGATAATGTTTTGCAAGGCTGGTACAGAAGCGGGATCGATGGTGATTATTTTGATCATCCGCTTTAA